A region from the Acyrthosiphon pisum isolate AL4f chromosome A1, pea_aphid_22Mar2018_4r6ur, whole genome shotgun sequence genome encodes:
- the LOC100164567 gene encoding serine/threonine-protein kinase/endoribonuclease IRE2, with protein MALAIRTVLLAISLFIGSLCVDSHDLNHPKDDKSLAKVNVLQYEGIIFLSTLDGSFIAVDHTSGKTLWKFRDDPPVKVPSNIKDALTPLFLPDPRDGSLYLLHNKDKVGIKKLDVTIPQLVANSPCRSSDGILFSGKKIDSWYFIDWNTGEKHAFMNFEKQGEICTAIASKSILLSKSEYSVMMVDSLSSDQRQWNVTFFSYNSKTMTDEQNYNHGMTYFAASSSGNFAVFLNPKDKFEKSSPPINYHNLLWEREFDSPVIGVYQHDGESLLSLPLTNIAKDSIKHLISNIALSSKDPNSVSYFHTLYIGHHINTGLYALPAIADTGEVNPLVDRGLIVLLDKTSFSVLPYYSGNEYNVEPKNVENHTILLGHYQLNQELNTGIPRITGNTDSIIYYHNMSGYNYSSKQTSTISTQTPQFFDSWLIVQILGDNAGIKLFMVGITLLMSLMFWYLRKEMKGLKNKSNNSHNSSQGSSRGSNHSNSSSSQIVEELPDGSFCIGKIMFRTDEILGKGCEGTSVFKGEFECRPVAVKRLLPECFIAGEREVHILRESDYHPNVVRYYCTEQDKQFRYIALELCAATLQDYVEKNELRNEISPKEILSQSIKGLQHLHSLGIVHRDIKPHNVLLSIPMRGNGSFSSVRALISDFGLCKQLQGGKMSFSKRSGVTGTDGWIAPEMFVTNASVTKSIDIFSMGCLFYYILTQGKHPFGDSLWRQARILDKRQAPCLDALNESEIWKRLISLMISRNPEERPTATAVRYYPAFWDSSTLLSFLQDVSDRVEKEHAMSPIMLELEKGGDGVIGQDGWHDKIDEEITSELRKYRTYRTGSIRDLLRAFRNKKHHFRELSLDTQKLFGDIPDTFLEYWTAKFPLLVYHTWTAMQCLSNEITFCKYYTSCYKFPRTEFSDLPNWLYENDQPIAFSSLQKAPRRPNTGTSWRYKKRGKTVETSEQ; from the exons ATGGCATTGGCCATCCGAACGGTGCTGTTAGCGATCTCGCTTTTTATCGGCTCGCTGTGCGTGGATTCCCATGACCTCAATCACCCAAAA gatGACAAGAGTTTAGCCAAAGTTAATGTTTTGCAATATGAAGGAATCATATTTTTGTCAACGCTCGATGGTTCATTCATTGCGGTCGACCACACGTCCGGCAAAACTTTGTGGAAATTTCGCGATG ATCCGCCTGTCAAAGTTCCATCCAATATAAAAGATGCCCTCAC ACCGTTGTTCTTGCCAGATCCCAGGGATGGTTCCCTATATTTACTACATAATAAGGATAAAGTAGGAATCAAAAAGTTGGATGTCACTATCCCTCAGTTAGTTGCTAACTCACCGTGTAGAAGTTCAGatggaatattattttctg GCAAAAAAATTGATAGTTGGTACTTTATTGATTGGAATACTGGTGAAAAACATGcatttatgaattttgaaaaacaagGTGAAATATGCACAGCGATTGCTTCAAAATCTATACTATTGAGTAAATctg aGTATAGCGTAATGATGGTTGACAGTTTAAGTAGTGACCAACGGCAATGGAATGTAACATTTTTCAGTTACAACTCTAAAACCATGACTGATGAACAGAATTATAATCAtg gtatgacATATTTTGCTGCTAGTTCGTCTGGTAATTTTGCAGTTTTTCTTAATCCAAAAGATAAGTTTGAAAAATCTTCTCCTcctattaattatcataatttactcTGGGAAAGAGAATTTGATTCCCCTGTTATTGGAGTTTATCAGCACGATGGCGAGAGTCTACTGTCGTTACCATTAACAAACATAGCTAAAGACTCCATAAAACATTTGATTTCAAACATTGCATTATCATCAAAAGATCCAAATTCAGTTAGTTAttt CCATACACTTTACATTGGTCATCACATTAATACAGGATTATATGCTTTACCGGCCATTGCAGACACTGGTGAAGTTAATCCATTAGTAGATAGAGGATTAATTGTTCTTTTGGACAAAACTTCTTTTTCGgtattaccatattatagtgGTAATGAGTATAATGTAGaacctaaaaatgttgaaaaccaCACAATCTTATTGG GGCACTACCAGCTGAATCAAGAATTAAATACAGGTATACCGAGGATAACAGGTAACACCGATTCAATAATTTACTATCACAACATGAGTGGATATAACTACAGCAGTAAACAAACAAGCACAATATCTACTCAGACTCCACAATTTTTTGACTCGTGGCTTATTGTCCAAATACTTGGAGACAATGCTGGAATCAAATTATTCATGGTTGGGATAACACTGTTGATGAGTTTAATGTTCTGGTATCTACGAAAAGAA aTGAAAGGTTTGAAGAATAAATCAAATAACAGTCATAACAGTTCTCAGGGAAGTTCAAGAGGCTCTAATCATTCCAATAGTAGTTCATCTCAGATAGTTGAAGAATTGCCTGATGGTAGTTTTTGTATTGGAAAAATTATGTTCCGTACAGATGAAATTTTAGGAAAAGGATGTGAAGGAACATcagtatttaa agGGGAGTTTGAATGCAGGCCCGTAGCTGTTAAACGATTATTGCCAGAGTGCTTTATTGCTGGAGAAAGAGAAGTTCATATTCTCCGAGAATCTGATTATCATCCTAATGTTGTTCGTTATTATTGTACCGAACAAGATAAACAATTTCGATATATTGCACTTGAATTATGTGCTGCAACTTTACaa gactatgtagaaaaaaatgaattgagaAATGAAATTAGTCCAAAAGAAATTTTATCTCAGTCAATTAAAGGTCTGCAGCACCTCCATTCACTTGGAATag ttCACAGGGATATTAAACcacacaatgtattattgtcAATACCCATGCGTGGAAATGGTAGTTTTAGTAGCGTCCGAGCACTGATAAGTGATTTTGGGTTATGCAAACAATTACAGGGGGGAAAAATGTCTTTTTCAAAACGTTCAGGCGTCACTGGAACCGATGGCTGGATAGCACCTGAAATGTTTGTTACCAATGCATCTGTG actaaatctattgatattttttcaatggGCTGTTTGTTTTACTACATCCTCACCCAAGGAAAACATCCATTCGGTGATTCATTGTGGCGTCAAGCTAGAATATTGGATAAACGTCAAGCCccttg TCTCGATGCATTAAATGAAAGTGAAATTTGGAAACGTTTGATATCTCTGATGATAAGTCGAAACCCAGAAGAAAGGCCCACTGCTACAGCTGTTCGTTATTATCCAGCATTCTGGGACAGCTCTACTTTGCTATCCTTTCTtcag GATGTTAGCGATCGTGTGGAAAAGGAACATGCAATGAGCCCCATAATGCTAGAACTTGAGAAGGGCGGTGATGGTGTTATTGGGCAAGATGGGTGGCATGATAAAATTGATGAAGAAATAACTTCAGAATTAAGGAAATACCGAACGTATAGAACTGGGAGCATTAGAGATTTATTAAGAGCATTTCGAAATAAA aaacatCATTTTCGAGAACTATCTCTAGACACTCAGAAGTTATTTGGTGATATTCcggatacatttttagaatactGGACTGCCAAATTCCCACTGTTGGTGTATCATACATGGACAGCTATGCAATGTTTATCAAATGAAATCACATTTTGTAAATACTATACAAGCTGTTATAAATTTCCACGTACAGAATTTTCTGATTTGCCTAACTGGCTATATGAAAATGATCAGCCCATCGCATTTAGCAGCTTACAAAAAGCTCCTAGACGTCCAAATACAGGTACGAGTTGGCGTTACAAAAAACGTGGAAAAACTGTTGAAACTTCTGAACAATAA
- the LOC100166585 gene encoding glucose dehydrogenase [FAD, quinone] isoform X1: MYYQALIYIPYAILVNIFASYMLTEYWLNVILDKYVGDEHIITRYFDHIVVGGGTAGIAVASRLAENEAHTVLLIEAGPKVSLLHDIPLATPMFQKSPIDWKHQTESQLDACLAMKNNSSQWPAGKVLGGSSRINFNIHVRGHISTDYLSWQSEQDWTKEDVLYYFNKYEKADTYNRSPNIKQFFSHQPTHVTPIATAILKAANDLDFNTSFDMNNDGFHISRRDGGSFSLTPVSIRTGARLSAEHLYLKSRKKKNLTVLTNALVTKVLFKHNFEANGVMYNRFDQVYKVHALKSVVMSAGTLNTAKILLLSGIGPANQLKPLKIPVIADLSVGENLQDHIITGLDMITLEKSLDLTFKDFISPINIFKYFFKGTGTWTHPGCEAVGLLQLPSDKKNYSVSSPDLQFMLLPYGVSSDAGAAYFNHLNFKNEIWKEYFQPLVGKQVISLAPVLLHPQSRGYVKLDNNHEIVVQPNYLQKSHDVSVLVQGMKLVKKFAETKPLLKLGAMFNTKPFPGCKKYKFGSDNYWECYIRHMTLTSYHPVGTCKMGSIHNRSVVDHSLRVHKLNKLYVIDASIMPSMPSGNINAVVAMIAEKGADLIKKHCFQRTQKCKITDFFYYGNKY; encoded by the exons ATGTATTACCAAGCTCTGATCTATATACCATACGCTATTCTGGTCAATATTTTTGCGTCGTACATGCTGACTGAGTACTGGTTGAACGTAATTTTAGACAAGTACGTGGGAGACGAGCACATCATAACCCGATATTTCGATCACATTGTAG tggGCGGAGGAACGGCAGGTATTGCTGTAGCTTCGCGTTTAGCAGAAAATGAAGCACATACTGTTTTATTAATAGAAGCTGGACCCAAAGTATCATTATTACACGATATACCTCTTGCCACACCAATGTTCCAAAAGTCACCAATTGATTGGAAACACCAAACAGAGTCACAGTTGGACGCATGTCttgcaatgaaaaataat TCTAGTCAATGGCCCGCAGGAAAAGTCTTAGGGGGCAGTAGTCgcataaatttcaatattcatGTAAGAGGGCATATTTCTACTGATTATTTATCGTGGCAATCTGAACAAGATTGGACCAAAGAGGATGTTCTTTACTACTTCAACAAATATGAAAAAGctgatacatataata GATCACccaatataaaacaattcttCAGTCATCAGCCAACACATGTGACACCAATTGCAACAGCTATACTTAAGGCGGCCAATGATTTGGACTTTAATACTTCATTTGATATGAACAACGATGGTTTTCATATTTCCAGACGAGATGGTGGTAGCTTCTCGTTGACACCAGTGTCAATAAGAACAGGAGCTAGATTAAGCGCTGAACACCTATActtaaaatcaagaaaaaaaaaaaacttaactgtGCTCACAAATGCTTTAGTTACAAAG GTGCTGTTTAAACATAATTTCGAAGCAAATGGAGTTATGTACAACAGGTTTGACCAAGTTTATAAAGTACATGCACTTAAGTCGGTAGTCATGTCTGCGGGAACATTGAATACggcaaaaatacttttattgagTGGTATTGGACCAGCAAACCAGCTTAAAccgttaaaa atcCCTGTAATTGCGGATTTATCAGTGGGAGAAAACTTACAAGACCACATTATTACAGGATTGGATATGATAACTTTAGAAAAATCATTGGACTTAACTTTTAAAGATTTCATATCAccaattaacattttcaaatactttttcaaaggaACTG GTACATGGACGCATCCAGGATGTGAAGCTGTTGGTTTATTACAACTACCgtcagataaaaaaaactattctgtCTCATCCCCAGATTTGCAATTTATGCTTTTACCTTATGGGGTATCATCTGATGCAGGAGCAGCATACTTCAaccacttaaattttaaaaatgaa aTTTGGAAAGAATATTTTCAACCACTTGTGGGAAAACAAGTCATTTCATTAGCACCAGTGCTATTGCATCCTCAAAGCAGGGGATACGTGAAGTTAGACAATAATCATGAAATTGTAGTACAaccaaattatttacaaaaatcacATGATGTCAGTGTGTTAGTACAAGGAATGAAATTGGTGAAAAAATTTGCAGAAACCAAACCATTATTAAAACTCGGCGCAATGTTTAACACAAAACCTTTTCCTGGTTGCAAAAAGTATAAGTTTGGATCTGACAATTATTGGGAATGTTACATTAGACATATGACGTTAACTTCTTATCATCCCGTGGGCACATGTAAAATGGGAAGTATCCATAATAGGAGTGTAGTGGATCATTCATTGAG agtgcataaattaaataaattgtatgtgatTGATGCATCAATAATGCCTTCCATGCCAAGTGGGAATATAAATGCTGTTGTTGCAATGATAGCTGAGAAAGGAGCTGATCTcattaaaaaacattgttttcaaaggactcaaaaatgtaaaatcacaGATTTCTTttattatggtaataaatattaa
- the LOC100166585 gene encoding glucose dehydrogenase [FAD, quinone] isoform X2, which yields MFQKSPIDWKHQTESQLDACLAMKNNSSQWPAGKVLGGSSRINFNIHVRGHISTDYLSWQSEQDWTKEDVLYYFNKYEKADTYNRSPNIKQFFSHQPTHVTPIATAILKAANDLDFNTSFDMNNDGFHISRRDGGSFSLTPVSIRTGARLSAEHLYLKSRKKKNLTVLTNALVTKVLFKHNFEANGVMYNRFDQVYKVHALKSVVMSAGTLNTAKILLLSGIGPANQLKPLKIPVIADLSVGENLQDHIITGLDMITLEKSLDLTFKDFISPINIFKYFFKGTGTWTHPGCEAVGLLQLPSDKKNYSVSSPDLQFMLLPYGVSSDAGAAYFNHLNFKNEIWKEYFQPLVGKQVISLAPVLLHPQSRGYVKLDNNHEIVVQPNYLQKSHDVSVLVQGMKLVKKFAETKPLLKLGAMFNTKPFPGCKKYKFGSDNYWECYIRHMTLTSYHPVGTCKMGSIHNRSVVDHSLRVHKLNKLYVIDASIMPSMPSGNINAVVAMIAEKGADLIKKHCFQRTQKCKITDFFYYGNKY from the exons ATGTTCCAAAAGTCACCAATTGATTGGAAACACCAAACAGAGTCACAGTTGGACGCATGTCttgcaatgaaaaataat TCTAGTCAATGGCCCGCAGGAAAAGTCTTAGGGGGCAGTAGTCgcataaatttcaatattcatGTAAGAGGGCATATTTCTACTGATTATTTATCGTGGCAATCTGAACAAGATTGGACCAAAGAGGATGTTCTTTACTACTTCAACAAATATGAAAAAGctgatacatataata GATCACccaatataaaacaattcttCAGTCATCAGCCAACACATGTGACACCAATTGCAACAGCTATACTTAAGGCGGCCAATGATTTGGACTTTAATACTTCATTTGATATGAACAACGATGGTTTTCATATTTCCAGACGAGATGGTGGTAGCTTCTCGTTGACACCAGTGTCAATAAGAACAGGAGCTAGATTAAGCGCTGAACACCTATActtaaaatcaagaaaaaaaaaaaacttaactgtGCTCACAAATGCTTTAGTTACAAAG GTGCTGTTTAAACATAATTTCGAAGCAAATGGAGTTATGTACAACAGGTTTGACCAAGTTTATAAAGTACATGCACTTAAGTCGGTAGTCATGTCTGCGGGAACATTGAATACggcaaaaatacttttattgagTGGTATTGGACCAGCAAACCAGCTTAAAccgttaaaa atcCCTGTAATTGCGGATTTATCAGTGGGAGAAAACTTACAAGACCACATTATTACAGGATTGGATATGATAACTTTAGAAAAATCATTGGACTTAACTTTTAAAGATTTCATATCAccaattaacattttcaaatactttttcaaaggaACTG GTACATGGACGCATCCAGGATGTGAAGCTGTTGGTTTATTACAACTACCgtcagataaaaaaaactattctgtCTCATCCCCAGATTTGCAATTTATGCTTTTACCTTATGGGGTATCATCTGATGCAGGAGCAGCATACTTCAaccacttaaattttaaaaatgaa aTTTGGAAAGAATATTTTCAACCACTTGTGGGAAAACAAGTCATTTCATTAGCACCAGTGCTATTGCATCCTCAAAGCAGGGGATACGTGAAGTTAGACAATAATCATGAAATTGTAGTACAaccaaattatttacaaaaatcacATGATGTCAGTGTGTTAGTACAAGGAATGAAATTGGTGAAAAAATTTGCAGAAACCAAACCATTATTAAAACTCGGCGCAATGTTTAACACAAAACCTTTTCCTGGTTGCAAAAAGTATAAGTTTGGATCTGACAATTATTGGGAATGTTACATTAGACATATGACGTTAACTTCTTATCATCCCGTGGGCACATGTAAAATGGGAAGTATCCATAATAGGAGTGTAGTGGATCATTCATTGAG agtgcataaattaaataaattgtatgtgatTGATGCATCAATAATGCCTTCCATGCCAAGTGGGAATATAAATGCTGTTGTTGCAATGATAGCTGAGAAAGGAGCTGATCTcattaaaaaacattgttttcaaaggactcaaaaatgtaaaatcacaGATTTCTTttattatggtaataaatattaa
- the LOC100166585 gene encoding glucose dehydrogenase [FAD, quinone] isoform X3 has protein sequence MYYQALIYIPYAILVNIFASYMLTEYWLNVILDKYVGDEHIITRYFDHIVVGGGTAGIAVASRLAENEAHTVLLIEAGPKVSLLHDIPLATPMFQKSPIDWKHQTESQLDACLAMKNNSSQWPAGKVLGGSSRINFNIHVRGHISTDYLSWQSEQDWTKEDVLYYFNKYEKADTYNRSPNIKQFFSHQPTHVTPIATAILKAANDLDFNTSFDMNNDGFHISRRDGGSFSLTPVSIRTGARLSAEHLYLKSRKKKNLTVLTNALVTKVLFKHNFEANGVMYNRFDQVYKVHALKSVVMSAGTLNTAKILLLSGIGPANQLKPLKIPVIADLSVGENLQDHIITGLDMITLEKSLDLTFKDFISPINIFKYFFKGTGTWTHPGCEAVGLLQLPSDKKNYSVSSPDLQFMLLPYGVSSDAGAAYFNHLNFKNESA, from the exons ATGTATTACCAAGCTCTGATCTATATACCATACGCTATTCTGGTCAATATTTTTGCGTCGTACATGCTGACTGAGTACTGGTTGAACGTAATTTTAGACAAGTACGTGGGAGACGAGCACATCATAACCCGATATTTCGATCACATTGTAG tggGCGGAGGAACGGCAGGTATTGCTGTAGCTTCGCGTTTAGCAGAAAATGAAGCACATACTGTTTTATTAATAGAAGCTGGACCCAAAGTATCATTATTACACGATATACCTCTTGCCACACCAATGTTCCAAAAGTCACCAATTGATTGGAAACACCAAACAGAGTCACAGTTGGACGCATGTCttgcaatgaaaaataat TCTAGTCAATGGCCCGCAGGAAAAGTCTTAGGGGGCAGTAGTCgcataaatttcaatattcatGTAAGAGGGCATATTTCTACTGATTATTTATCGTGGCAATCTGAACAAGATTGGACCAAAGAGGATGTTCTTTACTACTTCAACAAATATGAAAAAGctgatacatataata GATCACccaatataaaacaattcttCAGTCATCAGCCAACACATGTGACACCAATTGCAACAGCTATACTTAAGGCGGCCAATGATTTGGACTTTAATACTTCATTTGATATGAACAACGATGGTTTTCATATTTCCAGACGAGATGGTGGTAGCTTCTCGTTGACACCAGTGTCAATAAGAACAGGAGCTAGATTAAGCGCTGAACACCTATActtaaaatcaagaaaaaaaaaaaacttaactgtGCTCACAAATGCTTTAGTTACAAAG GTGCTGTTTAAACATAATTTCGAAGCAAATGGAGTTATGTACAACAGGTTTGACCAAGTTTATAAAGTACATGCACTTAAGTCGGTAGTCATGTCTGCGGGAACATTGAATACggcaaaaatacttttattgagTGGTATTGGACCAGCAAACCAGCTTAAAccgttaaaa atcCCTGTAATTGCGGATTTATCAGTGGGAGAAAACTTACAAGACCACATTATTACAGGATTGGATATGATAACTTTAGAAAAATCATTGGACTTAACTTTTAAAGATTTCATATCAccaattaacattttcaaatactttttcaaaggaACTG GTACATGGACGCATCCAGGATGTGAAGCTGTTGGTTTATTACAACTACCgtcagataaaaaaaactattctgtCTCATCCCCAGATTTGCAATTTATGCTTTTACCTTATGGGGTATCATCTGATGCAGGAGCAGCATACTTCAaccacttaaattttaaaaatgaa agtgcataa